A DNA window from Hordeum vulgare subsp. vulgare chromosome 1H, MorexV3_pseudomolecules_assembly, whole genome shotgun sequence contains the following coding sequences:
- the LOC123413048 gene encoding putative clathrin assembly protein At4g02650, with translation MAPSKLRKALGAVKDQTSIGLAKVGGGSGFASSELEVAIVKATKHDESFPADERHIREIVSLTRHSRGSAGACVAALSRRLGRTRSWDVALKTLVIVHRLLADGEPVFEQELFYATRRGTRMLNMSDFCGRTSDDAWDFSAFVRTYAAYLDDRLEYRIQARQGGPNRCKLLRDELYMSPGNNFGYDGVNGSRREDAAADADAAKAVAIVPRETPTSEMTLEQLLGKVQQLQHLLDRFIACQPAGAAKTNRVVTVSLYPLVKESVQLYCELTEVMAALIEQFPDMETADCERVHGVFCGLAKQIDELDSFYAWCKDAYVCRQSDVPEVEVITQKKLELMDEFICDRRSAESQQRLPTPSPEPSSPEPEVENEEYDINATRALPAPAEPPAAVEQEQDAGETAQAEQEAPLITTGVVDEEADLLNLKADAMSGEEHGRQLALALFDVDPAGSAPTCDVFDPSSADWETALVESASALANQRALLGGGLNMMVLDGMYNHATAANAQVFSGSASSVALRPPGAPMLALPAPPGMCSLAPGADPFAASMVVPPPTYVQMSDMQTKQQLLTEEKMVWQQYDKNGMQGQGGLTMLEQRPQQFMVPGVYHRAS, from the exons ATGGCGCCGAGCAAGCTCCGTAAGGCGCTGGGCGCGGTCAAGGATCAGACCAGCATCGGTCTGGCCAAGGTGGGCGGCGGCAGCGGTTTCGCGTCGTCGGAGCTCGAAGTGGCCATCGTCAAGGCCACCAAGCACGACGAGAGCTTCCCCGCCGACGAGCGCCACATCCGTGAGATCGTCTCGCTCACGCGCCACTCCCGCGGGTCCGCCGGCGCCTGCGTGGCCGCGCTGTCGCGCCGTCTCGGGCGCACCCGGAGCTGGGACGTGGCGCTCAAGACACTGGTGATCGTGCACCGCCTCCTCGCTGACGGCGAGCCGGTGTTCGAGCAGGAGCTATTCTACGCCACGCGGCGGGGCACGCGCATGCTCAACATGTCCGACTTCTGCGGCCGCACTAGCGACGACGCGTGGGACTTCTCCGCCTTCGTCCGCACCTACGCCGCTTACCTCGACGACCGACTCGAATACCGGATTCAGGCCAGGCAGGGCGGCCCCAACCGCTGCAAGCTGCTCCGCGACGAGCTCTACATGTCCCCCGGGAACAACTTCGGCTACGACGGCGTTAATGGGAGTAGACGGGAGGATGCGGCGGCGGATGCCGACGCCGCCAAGGCGGTGGCGATCGTGCCGAGGGAGACGCCGACGAGCGAGATGACGCTGGAGCAGCTCCTCGGCAAGGTCCAACAACTGCAGCATCTCCTCGACCGATTCATCGCTTGCCAACCCGCAG GCGCGGCGAAGACGAACCGGGTGGTAACGGTGTCTCTGTACCCGCTGGTGAAGGAGAGCGTGCAACTGTACTGCGAGCTCACGGAGGTCATGGCCGCGCTCATCGAGCAGTTCCCGGACATGGAGACCGCGGACTGCGAGCGCGTGCACGGAGTCTTCTGCGGCCTCGCCAAGCAGATCGACGAGCTGGACTCTTTCTACGCGTGGTGCAAGGACGCCTACGTCTGCCGCCAGTCCGACGTGCCGGAGGTGGAGGTCATCACGCAGAAGAAGCTAGAGCTCATGGACGAGTTCATCTGCGACAGGCGCAGCGCCGAGTCGCAGCAGAGGCTGCCGACGCCGTCGCCGGAGCCGTCCAGCCCGGAGCCAGAGGTCGAGAACGAGGAGTACGACATAAACGCCACCAGGGCCCTTCCTGCGCCCGCAGAGCCGCCGGCTGCCGTGGAGCAGGAGCAGGATGCCGGCGAGACGGCGCAAGCTGAGCAGGAGGCTCCACTGATCACAACCGGCGTGGTCGACGAGGAGGCAGACTTGTTGAACTTGAAGGCGGACGCCATGTCCGGTGAAGAGCACGGGCGGCAGCTGGCGCTGGCCCTGTTCGATGTCGACCCGGCCGGATCGGCGCCAACATGCGACGTGTTCGACCCCTCATCGGCGGACTGGGAGACGGCGTTGGTCGAGTCGGCGAGCGCGCTTGCGAACCAGCGCGCGCTGCTAGGGGGCGGGCTCAACATGATGGTCCTCGACGGCATGTACAATCACGCAACGGCGGCGAACGCGCAggtgttctccggcagcgcgagcaGCGTGGCCTTGCGGCCGCCCGGAGCGCCCATGCTGGCACTGCCTGCGCCACCGGGGATGTGCAGTCTCGCACCAGGTGCGGACCCCTTTGCGGCGTCGATGGTAGTGCCGCCGCCGACATACGTGCAGATGTCCGACATGCAGACGAAGCAGCAACTTCTGACGGAGGAGAAGATGGTGTGGCAACAATATGACAAGAATGGCATGCAAGGGCAAGGGGGCCTGACGATGCTAGAGCAGAGACCGCAGCAGTTCATGGTTCCTGGCGTTTACCATCGTGCTTCTTAG
- the LOC123413056 gene encoding uncharacterized protein LOC123413056 yields MKGTKLAAILILEAVLVMGILSHVKAEVSFPKCCNSCRSFSGAAFCDDVLPKCPPDCAWCRVVQVRPVKTFRCADGKTADGSCQPCKKQ; encoded by the exons ATGAAGGGCACCAAGCTGGCGGCGATCCTGATCCTCGAGGCCGTCCTGGTCATGGGAATCCTCTCACACGTGAAAG cCGAGGTGTCCTTTCCCAAGTGCTGCAACAGCTGCAGGTCCTTCTCGGGGGCTGCCTTCTGTGACGACGTGCTGCCCAAGTGCCCTCCCGACTGCGCGTGGTGTCGCGTGGTGCAGGTGCGCCCTGTAAAGACGTTCCGGTGCGCCGATGGGAAGACTGCCGACGGCTCCTGCCAGCCATGCAAGAAGCAATGA